One Desulfovibrio fairfieldensis genomic window carries:
- the bla gene encoding subclass B1 metallo-beta-lactamase produces the protein MTQVRVFLGAVVLALIVCWWSPAKTAAQEIGESARVAEDLDVVRLSGRVYMHVSRYEMPPFGLVPANGLILVDKGEAFLFDTPWTESQTEVLLDWIENVLHARVTACVPNHWHKDAMGGLPAVHRRGIPTYAYDGTIAIARQKGLRPPEHGFASERTLKLHGLEVHNVYLGGGHSTDGIFVWIPAENLLFPGCMAKDAKAVNLGNTEDADVRAWPGTMEKALAAFPDARIVVPGHGQPGGPELLRHTRDLALRAGGSR, from the coding sequence ATGACACAAGTACGAGTGTTTTTGGGGGCAGTCGTGCTGGCCCTGATTGTCTGTTGGTGGTCCCCTGCAAAGACTGCGGCGCAGGAAATCGGCGAGTCGGCCCGTGTTGCGGAGGATCTGGACGTGGTCCGGCTGTCCGGGCGGGTATACATGCACGTATCCCGCTATGAGATGCCGCCGTTCGGCCTGGTGCCCGCCAATGGTTTGATTCTGGTGGATAAGGGCGAAGCCTTTCTCTTTGACACGCCGTGGACCGAATCTCAGACCGAAGTCCTGCTGGACTGGATAGAAAATGTCCTGCACGCCAGAGTCACGGCCTGCGTGCCCAATCACTGGCACAAGGATGCCATGGGCGGCTTGCCCGCCGTGCACCGCCGGGGCATCCCGACCTACGCCTACGACGGCACTATTGCCATTGCCCGGCAAAAGGGCCTGCGCCCGCCGGAGCACGGCTTCGCGAGCGAGCGGACGCTCAAACTGCACGGTCTGGAGGTGCACAACGTCTATCTGGGCGGCGGCCATTCCACGGACGGCATCTTTGTCTGGATTCCCGCCGAAAATCTGCTTTTTCCGGGCTGCATGGCAAAGGACGCCAAGGCCGTCAATCTGGGCAACACTGAGGACGCCGACGTGCGGGCCTGGCCGGGCACTATGGAAAAGGCCCTGGCCGCCTTTCCCGATGCCCGCATTGTGGTTCCCGGCCACGGGCAGCCCGGCGGCCCGGAGCTGTTGCGGCATACGCGCGATCTGGCCCTGCGGGCGGGCGGATCACG